The Oryzias latipes chromosome 4, ASM223467v1 genome includes a window with the following:
- the kank3 gene encoding KN motif and ankyrin repeat domain-containing protein 3 codes for MSQSVQVNPKMPDLGSKFLYSSQEEADQSSSYSVQTPYGFQLDLDFLKYVEEIESGHNLRRAPVSSRRPGRGLKLSQRSASVGGRTSGWTSTESLASPASEDGRAPPPPPPRNRLGSAPCEVLSLSPVTLASFPSISAKVPPPPPQRNPRVERTLLETSRRLQQEQTHQHHNGGRLQLAEPPKQLTPSPSTLVVQSSWIKPSPQTSGRSTPAAGATVTPVPPSQLQTVREQMAIALKQLKEMEERVKGVPALEKEVANLRAEKDMLLLALEEKKAAPGFVQERRPSAESSTQTTETQQMDQSQLTSPTTTGHKRFSKPGELKWLTEKFEVKEQKSPQIISKLNPAEKAVVQKKTVAVGDDVPMSSIVFYYSHNVIDATVGTEVTVSEKCTGTDAPLVQEQEIQAQVKTEEVAVWVVESLLGLSTDAQREIGALQDTVKLQQESIAALEDRLSVANKDLGVLRAQMVEKTSKVTFDKGVLVTPDVKNVQLETLTSALKHAAIQCRPEVTDICVGKETDQGEQAIQTDAMTAPEPAPVEQVSIGCQWENMTEDKAEEQKLTKKRQLTINEYKVSAEEEIVGVVKNKEEGSSEETSASESKTGMLKSIMKRKDGSTSSDSNSAGKKSLQFVGILNGGYESTSSEEEEEEEEDGSSSGESGEGELLDSTEEDEAPLEEETSEEERNVNLDESDTDEEMLQTANYSPDAVKEKFEFSSKMREACLILKNHLNDDVKTLKSKEVLSSTHTVQLEWFRISSAKTAQPSRVSDYLMAFSEVSSALLEHVVNMTDGNGNTALHYSVSHSNFHVVRLLLDTGVCCVDKQNKAGYTAIMLAALSTVKEEEDMAVVRKLFSQGNVNAKASQAGQTALMLAVSHGRQEMVRALLECGADVNVQDDEGSTALMCASEHGRAEIVKLLLEQPGCDISIVDNDGSNALSIALEAAHNDTAVLLYAHMNYAKAPSVAGSPKSQARSPTSPHKSWPAE; via the exons ATTTAGGCTCCAAGTTCCTTTACTCCAGCCAAGAAGAAGCTGACCAATCTAGCTCCTATTCTGTTCAGACTCCATATGGTTTCCAGCTTGACCTGGATTTTCTCAAATATGTAGAGGAAATAGAAAGTGGGCATAACCTGCGTCGGGCCCCTGTCAGTTCCCGGCGTCCTGGACGTGGGCTTAAACTTTCACAGAGGAGTGCAAGTGTTGGGGGGCGCACCAGTGGATGGACATCCACAGAGTCACTCGCATCACCTGCCAGTGAAGATGGcagagctcctccccctccaccgCCACGTAACCGCCTTGGCTCAGCACCATGTGAGGTACTCTCGCTTTCCCCCGTAACTCTTGCCAGCTTCCCTTCCATTTCTGCCAAAGTACCACCGCCTCCACCACAACGCAACCCAAGAGTTGAACGAACTCTCCTGGAAACCAGCCGCCGGCTCCAGCAGGAACAGACTCACCAGCACCACAATGGGGGTCGCCTCCAGCTTGCGGAACCTCCCAAACAGCTCACGCCTTCTCCATCTACCCTGGTtgtgcagagcagctggattaaacCCAGTCCTCAGACCTCTGGTCGCAGCACTCCTGCTGCTGGAGCAACGGTCACCCCAGTCCCACCCAGCCAACTGCAGACAGTCCGAGAGCAGATGGCCATAGCTTTGAAGCAGCTAAAGGAGATGGAGGAAAGGGTAAAGGGGGTTCCTGCACTGGAGAAAGAGGTGGCTAATCTTCGTGCAGAGAAAGATATGCTTCTGCTAGCACTAGAGGAAAAGAAAGCAGCTCCAGGGTTTGTCCAGGAGAGGCGACCGTCTGCTGAGTCCTCCACTCAAACCACAGAGACTCAGCAAATGGACCAAAGTCAGTTGACTTCACCAACCACAACTGGACACAAAAGGTTTTCAAAACCCGGTGAGCTCAAATGGCTGACAGAGAAGTTTGAGGTAAAGGAACAAAAATCTCCCCAGATAATTTCTAAGTTAAATCCAGCAGAAAAAGCAGttgttcaaaagaaaacagtggCTGTTGGGGACGATGTGCCAATGTCCTCTATTGTTTTCTACTACAGCCATAATGTAATCGATGCAACCGTGGGAACTGAAGTGACTGTGAGTGAGAAATGCACAGGAACTGATGCCCCTTTGGTTCAGGAGCAGGAGATACAAGCCCAAGTAAAAACAGAAGAGGTGGCGGTTTGGGTCGTGGAATCACTACTCGGGTTAAGCACTGATGCACAGCGGGAGATTGGCGCCCTGCAAGACACTGTTAAACTCCAGCAGGAGTCCATCGCAGCTCTTGAAGATCGGTTGAGTGTAGCCAACAAAGACCTGGGGGTCCTCAGAGCCCAGATGGTCGAAAAAACCTCCAAAGTCACATTTGACAAAGGAGTTCTTGTCACACCAGACGTGAAAAACGTCCAGTTGGAGACGTTGACATCTGCGTTAAAGCATGCTGCAATTCAGTGTCGCCCAGAAGTGACGGATATATGTGTAGGGAAAGAGACGGATCAGGGGGAACAGGCCATCCAGACCGATGCAATGACAGCTCCAGAGCCAGCTCCTGTTGAACAGGTCAGCATTGGGTGCCAGTGGGAGAACATGACTGAAGATAAAGCTGAGGAGCAGAAATTAACAAAGAAGAGACAGCTGACCATCAATGAATACAAAGTCTCAGCTGAAGAAGAGATCGTTGGTGTTGTTAAGAATAAAGAGGAAGGTTCCAGTGAAGAAACTTCCGCCTCCGAGAGTAAGACAG GGATGCTAAAGTCAATCATGAAGAGGAAGGATGGGAGTACATCTAGCGACAGCAACTCAGCTGGCAAGAAGAGTCTGCAGTTTGTTGGTATCCTAAATGGCGG GTATGAATCTACCtccagtgaggaggaggaggaggaggaggaagatgggaGCTCTTCTGGAGAAAGTGGAGAGGGCGAGTTATTGGATAGCACAGAGGAGGACGAGGCACCTCTGGAGGAAGAAACGTCTGAAGAGGAGAGGAACGTAAACTTGGATGAGAGTGACACCGATGAAGAAATGCTGCAAACAGCAAATTATTCCCCTgatgctgtgaaagaaaa GTTTGAGTTTAGCTCAAAAATGCGAGAAGCCTGCCTCATTCTGAAGAACCATTTGAACGATGACGTCAAAACACTGAAGAGTAAGGAAGTG CTGTCCAGCACGCACACTGTCCAGCTGGAGTGGTTCAGGATCTCCAGTGCAAAGACGGCTCAGCCATCGCGCGTCTCTGACTACCTGATGGCGTTCTCTGAAGTGTCGTCGGCTCTGCTGGAGCATGTGGTCAACATGACTGATGGCAACGGCAACACAGCTCTTCATTACAGCGTCTCCCACTCCAACTTTCATGTTGTCCGATTGCTGCTGGACACAG GTGTGTGCTGCGTGGATAAGCAGAACAAGGCGGGCTACACAGCCATCATGCTTGCTGCACTCTCAACtgtgaaggaggaggaagatatGGCGGTGGTCAGGAAGCTCTTCAGTCAAGGCAACGTCAACGCCAAAGCTAGTCAG GCGGGTCAGACGGCGCTGATGTTAGCAGTAAGCCATGGGCGGCAGGAGATGGTGCGAGCTTTACTGGAGTGCGGCGCCGATGTCAACGTGCAAGACGACGAGGGATCCACGGCTCTGATGTGTGCCAGCGAGCATGGCCGTGCTGAAATAGTCAAATTACTCCTGGAGCAGCCTGGGTGTGACATCTCCATCGTGGATAAT GATGGCAGTAATGCTCTGTCCATTGCTTTGGAGGCAGCTCACAATGACACAGCTGTGCTCCTTTATGCCCACATGAACTATGCCAAGGCCCCGTCCGTCGCG